The Amylolactobacillus amylophilus DSM 20533 = JCM 1125 genome contains a region encoding:
- a CDS encoding PTS mannose/fructose/sorbose/N-acetylgalactosamine transporter subunit IIC — MILWWQILLLTLYAGYQIIDELQIYSSLSAPVAAGFVAGIIMGDVKNGLIIGGSMQLMVLGVGTFGGASKIDANSGTVLATALAVGLKMDPQQAIATVAVPVAALMVSLDVLGRFANTYFAHRIDAKVKANDYKGIERNFLMGIIPWSFSRMIPVGLALAFGSGLVKQIVNYLNGPLKWLGDGLTVAGAVLPAVGFAILLRYLPVKKHFAYLILGFTFTTLFTTIFGYIQMATGQIKGFTGVINGLPMLAIALIGFGFAAVSYQTGQKIGNAPRANGSNDNDEGEIEDDEI; from the coding sequence ATGATTTTATGGTGGCAGATACTTTTACTTACGTTATACGCAGGCTATCAAATTATTGATGAATTGCAAATCTATTCATCACTTTCTGCTCCTGTTGCTGCCGGCTTCGTTGCTGGCATCATCATGGGCGACGTCAAGAACGGATTAATCATCGGTGGTTCAATGCAATTGATGGTTCTGGGTGTTGGTACCTTCGGTGGTGCATCAAAGATCGATGCCAACTCAGGTACTGTCCTAGCTACAGCGCTCGCTGTTGGTCTAAAGATGGATCCACAACAAGCAATCGCAACGGTGGCCGTACCGGTTGCCGCATTGATGGTTAGTTTGGATGTTCTCGGTCGTTTTGCTAACACATACTTTGCACACAGAATCGATGCCAAAGTTAAAGCAAATGACTACAAGGGAATTGAAAGAAACTTCTTAATGGGTATTATCCCATGGTCATTCTCAAGAATGATTCCTGTTGGCTTGGCCCTAGCCTTTGGCTCCGGCTTAGTTAAACAAATCGTTAATTACCTGAATGGACCACTCAAATGGTTGGGTGATGGTTTAACCGTTGCTGGTGCCGTATTGCCAGCCGTTGGTTTCGCCATTCTGTTACGCTACTTACCAGTTAAGAAACACTTTGCTTACTTAATTCTCGGTTTCACATTCACCACGTTATTCACGACCATCTTTGGCTACATCCAAATGGCTACTGGTCAGATTAAGGGATTCACCGGTGTTATTAATGGTTTACCAATGCTTGCAATTGCCCTAATCGGTTTTGGTTTCGCCGCAGTTTCTTATCAGACAGGTCAGAAGATTGGTAACGCACCACGTGCAAACGGCTCAAATGACAATGATGAGGGGGAAATTGAAGATGACGAAATCTAA
- a CDS encoding GntR family transcriptional regulator gives MMNKPLYQLVMLDLQTKIREQFESNAKLPSERTLMDQYEVSRNTIRLALDDLEQRGLIYRLHGKGTFVSPRLVNQTDLGSMYSFTQEMRDAGRNPITFNLALELIRPEQPVREQLNLTDGAEAYCLTRLRMADNEPLIFEETYLPIEHFPDLTMQMISGTPLYVVMKESFHETVVMAFEDIEAGAVTTREAQALEIAEHDPCLTIYRRSINDHNVPIEFTKSVARGDHFVYRTKQSNRRVLTGENK, from the coding sequence ATGATGAATAAACCGCTGTATCAACTTGTAATGCTCGATTTGCAAACTAAGATTAGGGAACAATTTGAGAGTAATGCGAAGCTGCCGTCGGAGCGTACTTTGATGGATCAATATGAGGTTAGTAGAAATACGATTCGCTTAGCACTTGATGACTTAGAGCAGCGTGGACTTATCTACCGCCTTCATGGGAAGGGAACTTTCGTCTCGCCCCGCTTAGTCAACCAGACCGATCTGGGTTCCATGTACAGTTTCACCCAAGAAATGAGGGATGCTGGTCGTAATCCAATCACCTTTAACCTTGCACTAGAGTTAATCCGCCCGGAACAACCGGTGCGTGAGCAACTCAATCTGACTGATGGTGCGGAGGCTTACTGTTTGACGAGATTACGGATGGCGGATAATGAACCCCTCATTTTTGAGGAAACATACCTCCCGATTGAGCATTTCCCTGACCTAACGATGCAGATGATTTCGGGTACGCCGCTCTACGTGGTGATGAAAGAATCTTTTCACGAGACCGTTGTGATGGCCTTTGAGGACATTGAAGCTGGAGCAGTTACCACAAGGGAAGCGCAGGCGCTGGAGATTGCAGAGCATGATCCGTGTCTGACCATTTACCGCCGTTCCATTAACGACCATAATGTACCAATCGAGTTTACTAAGTCCGTCGCACGGGGCGATCACTTTGTTTACCGCACAAAACAGAGTAATCGTCGGGTGTTGACTGGCGAGAATAAATAG
- a CDS encoding tyrosine-protein phosphatase — MENKLIGIKSGRNFRELGGYQTSNGKTIKMHKILRSGHLAELDDVDIGLLKNYQLKYDIDFRSKEEVEKEPDRVPEGVQYLYNPVFSSDLTDNSKSIDELLEETDSDPNFGFNNMMLSYEDIVTSSDAQHAYRTFFQFLLENTEEKETLLFHCTAGKDRTGMGAVFLLNALGVDFSTIKQDYLMSNVTTKENYDRLTKLVRDRGGNENTVQAVQALMRVDERYLNHAMNIINNNYGGLNEYTKNIFWMDHDNISQLRNIYLA; from the coding sequence ATGGAAAACAAATTAATCGGTATCAAGTCCGGTCGTAACTTTCGTGAGCTTGGTGGCTACCAAACATCTAATGGTAAGACCATTAAGATGCATAAAATACTGCGTAGCGGTCATTTGGCAGAGCTTGATGACGTTGATATTGGCCTCCTTAAGAACTATCAGCTGAAATACGATATCGACTTTCGTTCAAAGGAGGAGGTGGAGAAGGAACCCGATCGCGTGCCAGAAGGCGTGCAATACCTCTATAATCCCGTCTTCTCCAGTGACTTGACCGATAATTCGAAGAGTATTGATGAATTGTTGGAGGAGACCGATAGCGACCCAAATTTCGGCTTCAACAATATGATGCTTTCGTATGAAGATATTGTGACTAGTAGTGATGCGCAACACGCCTACCGGACCTTCTTCCAGTTTCTCTTAGAGAATACAGAGGAAAAAGAGACCCTGCTATTCCACTGCACCGCCGGTAAAGACCGTACGGGCATGGGAGCAGTCTTCTTACTGAATGCTCTCGGCGTGGACTTTTCTACCATTAAGCAAGACTATCTCATGAGCAACGTGACCACCAAGGAAAACTACGATCGCCTGACTAAATTAGTTCGCGATCGTGGTGGCAACGAAAATACCGTCCAAGCAGTGCAGGCACTGATGCGTGTTGATGAACGCTATCTCAATCACGCCATGAACATCATCAACAATAATTATGGTGGTTTGAACGAATATACTAAGAATATTTTCTGGATGGACCACGATAATATTAGTCAATTACGAAACATCTACCTGGCATAA
- a CDS encoding PTS sugar transporter subunit IIA produces MTELVLISHGNLCVELKKSAEMIMGPQEHIHAVPLLPAEGQEDFLKKFDDLVQDFDDYVVFSDLLGGTPANTISKQIMLGRDIQLYAGMNLPMVIEFVNSTLVGNEPDYIATTKDSIVKINDLLAAQADDDDEDE; encoded by the coding sequence ATGACAGAATTAGTATTGATTAGTCACGGAAACTTATGTGTTGAATTAAAGAAGAGTGCGGAGATGATTATGGGTCCACAAGAACATATTCACGCTGTTCCTCTCCTACCAGCCGAGGGTCAGGAAGATTTCCTCAAGAAGTTTGATGACTTAGTACAAGATTTTGATGACTACGTGGTCTTCTCAGACTTACTTGGTGGAACACCTGCCAATACAATCTCGAAACAGATCATGCTCGGTCGTGACATTCAATTGTACGCTGGCATGAATCTTCCAATGGTAATCGAATTCGTTAACAGTACATTAGTTGGTAACGAACCTGACTACATCGCAACAACTAAGGATAGTATCGTCAAGATCAATGATCTGCTGGCTGCTCAAGCTGACGATGATGACGAAGACGAGTAA
- a CDS encoding PTS system mannose/fructose/sorbose family transporter subunit IID produces MTKSNYKLTDKDFRQVNMRSLFGFQLGWNYERMQGSGYLYHILPQLRKIYSDDTPELSEMMKIHTQFFNTSNFFNTIITGIDLAVEESQGIEGKETVSGLKVGLMGPFAAIGDSIFGSLVPTIFGALAASMAAQGNPTGIFIWIAAQIAVMVFRWVQLKFAYKEGVNLVTTMQDKLNALTDAATIMGVFMVGALVATMVNIKFAIVPKIGGVTMDIQNNLDMILPRLLPALVVGGVYWLLGKKGMTSTKAIFIVLIVVVALSAAGIVSKM; encoded by the coding sequence ATGACGAAATCTAACTACAAATTAACTGATAAAGACTTCCGTCAAGTTAACATGAGAAGTTTGTTCGGCTTCCAACTAGGTTGGAACTACGAACGGATGCAAGGATCAGGTTACCTGTACCACATCCTGCCACAATTGCGGAAGATTTACAGTGATGACACACCTGAATTAAGTGAAATGATGAAGATTCATACACAATTCTTCAACACTTCAAACTTCTTCAATACGATTATCACCGGGATTGACTTGGCAGTCGAAGAGAGCCAAGGAATTGAGGGTAAGGAAACAGTCTCAGGTTTGAAAGTTGGTCTGATGGGACCATTTGCTGCCATCGGTGACTCAATCTTCGGCTCACTCGTTCCAACTATCTTCGGTGCCTTAGCAGCATCAATGGCTGCTCAAGGAAATCCTACCGGTATCTTCATCTGGATTGCAGCTCAAATTGCCGTAATGGTCTTCCGTTGGGTCCAATTGAAGTTTGCCTATAAGGAAGGTGTCAACCTGGTTACTACCATGCAGGATAAGCTGAATGCTTTGACTGATGCTGCAACCATCATGGGTGTCTTCATGGTTGGTGCACTTGTAGCAACGATGGTTAACATTAAATTCGCTATCGTACCAAAAATCGGCGGTGTAACAATGGATATCCAGAACAACTTGGATATGATCTTGCCTCGTCTGCTACCAGCATTAGTTGTTGGTGGCGTATACTGGCTATTAGGTAAGAAAGGCATGACATCTACTAAGGCAATCTTTATTGTGTTAATTGTTGTCGTTGCCCTTTCCGCAGCCGGTATCGTTTCAAAAATGTAA
- a CDS encoding PTS system mannose/fructose/N-acetylgalactosamine-transporter subunit IIB, with translation MSIIAVRVDGRLVHGQVANLWTTKLNISRIMVVDNDIVNNDIEKSGLKLSTPAGVKLSVLPVEKAVNNILAGKYDSQRLFIVARRPQTFLDMAEDGVPFDTINVGNMSQSDETRSISHSINVTDDDVKAFEALNAKGIKLTAQMVPSDNTNDLMKMLK, from the coding sequence ATGAGTATTATCGCAGTTCGTGTCGATGGCCGTTTAGTCCACGGTCAAGTGGCAAACTTATGGACAACCAAGTTGAACATTTCAAGAATTATGGTTGTTGACAATGATATCGTAAACAACGATATCGAAAAAAGTGGTCTTAAACTTTCTACACCAGCGGGTGTCAAGTTGAGTGTCTTACCAGTCGAAAAGGCTGTAAACAACATTTTGGCGGGGAAATACGACTCACAACGTTTATTCATCGTTGCACGGCGCCCACAAACCTTCCTAGATATGGCAGAAGACGGCGTACCGTTTGACACTATCAACGTCGGGAATATGTCTCAATCTGATGAGACTCGTTCCATTTCACATTCAATTAATGTGACCGATGACGATGTCAAAGCATTCGAAGCTTTAAACGCTAAGGGGATTAAATTAACTGCACAAATGGTTCCAAGTGACAACACCAACGACTTAATGAAGATGCTTAAATAA
- a CDS encoding phosphate/phosphite/phosphonate ABC transporter substrate-binding protein, with protein sequence MKTFKKVLLGTLTVLVAFVVAACSNGSNESKDTKDGYTPKTLTVQFVPSSQANTLEAKARPLEKLLKKELGIPVKVSVSTDYNSMVEAMSSKKIDVGFLPPDGYVMAHKRKAADVLLQAERFGIKQPGGQQTDKLVDFYRSEIIVKKGSKIKDIKDLKGKKIATQDVSSTSGYIYPAAELKEKGVDIEKDATLTTVKGHDQGVMAVLNGDVDAAFVFEDARNIVKSDVPDIMDKVVPIYFTKGIPNDTISVRSDMSDKFRDKLADAFIKIAKTKAGHKIVSEVYSHEGYVKAKDANFDIVRKYSEKVGQ encoded by the coding sequence ATGAAGACATTCAAGAAAGTACTTCTTGGTACTTTGACTGTGCTGGTTGCGTTCGTGGTTGCTGCATGTTCGAATGGCAGTAACGAAAGCAAAGATACGAAGGACGGCTATACACCAAAGACCTTAACCGTTCAGTTCGTACCTAGCTCACAAGCAAACACATTGGAAGCAAAAGCCCGCCCATTAGAAAAGCTTTTGAAGAAGGAATTGGGAATTCCTGTGAAGGTTAGTGTTTCAACAGACTACAACTCAATGGTTGAAGCGATGTCTTCAAAGAAGATTGACGTTGGATTCTTACCACCTGATGGTTACGTGATGGCGCACAAGCGTAAGGCTGCAGATGTCTTACTCCAGGCTGAGCGCTTTGGTATCAAGCAACCGGGTGGTCAACAGACAGACAAGCTCGTTGACTTCTACCGGTCAGAAATCATTGTCAAGAAGGGTAGCAAGATCAAGGACATCAAGGACTTGAAGGGTAAGAAGATTGCAACACAAGATGTTTCATCGACATCTGGTTACATCTACCCAGCTGCTGAATTAAAGGAAAAGGGCGTTGATATCGAGAAAGATGCTACCTTAACCACTGTGAAGGGCCACGATCAAGGTGTAATGGCAGTACTTAACGGTGACGTTGATGCAGCATTCGTCTTCGAAGATGCTAGAAACATTGTGAAGAGTGATGTGCCTGACATCATGGATAAAGTTGTCCCAATCTACTTCACTAAGGGTATTCCAAACGATACTATCAGTGTTCGGTCAGACATGAGTGATAAGTTCCGTGACAAGTTAGCCGATGCATTCATTAAGATTGCTAAGACTAAAGCGGGTCACAAGATTGTGTCCGAGGTTTACAGCCACGAAGGCTATGTCAAGGCGAAGGATGCAAACTTTGACATCGTACGTAAGTACAGCGAAAAAGTCGGCCAATAA
- a CDS encoding type II toxin-antitoxin system PemK/MazF family toxin has product MVKVPKQGDILLLDTAPRFGHKQVGRRPYLVLSHDLIAQTSNVVIVAPITTTRRSYPLYLDLSSLGTDELQTRGKIILDQLTTIDYEVRETQYLESLPRGALRMVIAKARTIFQLV; this is encoded by the coding sequence ATGGTAAAAGTACCAAAACAAGGGGATATTTTACTGTTAGATACGGCACCACGTTTTGGACACAAGCAGGTTGGACGACGTCCTTACTTAGTTCTTAGCCACGACTTGATTGCACAGACTAGCAATGTAGTAATTGTTGCACCAATTACTACAACGAGACGATCCTATCCACTCTATCTTGACTTGTCCAGTCTTGGCACTGATGAGCTGCAAACAAGAGGAAAAATCATTCTGGATCAACTGACCACCATCGACTATGAGGTGCGTGAGACGCAGTACTTGGAATCACTGCCGCGTGGTGCTTTACGAATGGTGATTGCTAAAGCTAGAACAATTTTCCAATTGGTTTAG
- the phnC gene encoding phosphonate ABC transporter ATP-binding protein: MADVAAKPIIELQHVTKIYPNGTVGLKDIDLNINHGEFVVIVGLSGAGKSTLLRAINRLHDISKGNILIDGESITEARGKSLRNIRRDIGMIFQSFNLVKRASVLRNVLTGRVAYYPAYKTTFNLFSKEDKQRAYEALQRVDMAEKVYNRADELSGGQQQRVSIARVLSQAPKIILADEPVASLDPQTTHKVMTDLKKINQELGMTVIVNLHSVELAKEFGTRIIGIRAGEVVFDGPVSETSDAQIAEIYAGQVEES; this comes from the coding sequence ATGGCGGACGTCGCTGCAAAACCGATTATTGAGCTTCAACATGTTACAAAGATTTATCCTAATGGTACGGTTGGTCTAAAAGACATTGATTTAAATATTAATCACGGTGAATTCGTTGTGATCGTTGGCCTTTCCGGTGCCGGCAAAAGTACGTTGCTTCGCGCAATCAACAGACTACACGATATTTCGAAGGGTAATATTTTAATCGATGGTGAATCCATCACGGAAGCGCGTGGTAAGTCGTTGAGAAACATTCGCCGCGATATCGGCATGATTTTCCAAAGCTTCAACCTGGTGAAGCGAGCATCAGTCTTGCGGAACGTGCTGACTGGCAGGGTGGCATACTACCCAGCCTACAAGACAACGTTCAACCTCTTCTCTAAAGAAGATAAACAAAGGGCCTATGAAGCTCTACAACGGGTTGATATGGCAGAAAAAGTTTATAACCGGGCGGATGAGCTCAGTGGTGGGCAGCAACAGCGTGTGTCGATTGCCCGAGTACTCAGCCAGGCGCCGAAGATCATCCTGGCAGATGAACCGGTGGCTTCGCTTGATCCACAGACAACACACAAAGTGATGACTGACCTGAAAAAGATCAACCAAGAGCTGGGTATGACTGTGATCGTAAACCTCCACAGCGTAGAACTTGCGAAAGAGTTTGGGACGAGAATTATTGGGATTCGTGCCGGAGAGGTCGTTTTTGACGGACCTGTGAGCGAGACTAGCGATGCCCAAATCGCTGAAATCTACGCGGGTCAAGTGGAGGAATCATAA
- the nagA gene encoding N-acetylglucosamine-6-phosphate deacetylase: MSYYIHADKFFLKNITEIGGYLEVTDDGKFGVYYHEDNKPAGKIVEQPGKWIAPGYVDTHIHGLLGHDVMDLDWEGIEAMSEGLLKAGVTSWLPTTLTASFDDLNEVCKIIGAHYTEAKGAKIRGIHFEGPFYTEKHKGAQNPKYFSNPDIVKYEKWQESAHGMLKKISIAAEREGAAEFTRKAVADGAVVALGHSDATYEQARACIEAGASMFTHTFNGMSPMSHHAPGMAGAAMATRLMDDELITDGHHVQEPVVRALVNAKGPEHIALITDCMKAGMMPDGDYTLGEFPVYVKDGMARLKDGDNLAGSILQMKDGVKNIVDWNVVTPEDAVMMASYVPAKSAKIDDVCGYIAPDKDADFIVLNPDMTVAATYIDGDKKYEA; this comes from the coding sequence GTGAGTTACTATATTCATGCAGATAAGTTCTTTTTAAAAAACATTACGGAAATCGGTGGCTACCTTGAAGTGACTGACGATGGTAAGTTTGGTGTTTACTACCATGAGGACAACAAGCCGGCAGGCAAGATTGTGGAGCAGCCGGGCAAGTGGATTGCCCCTGGTTACGTTGATACACATATTCACGGACTTTTGGGCCATGATGTGATGGATTTGGACTGGGAAGGAATCGAAGCAATGTCTGAAGGCTTGTTGAAGGCTGGTGTGACGTCATGGTTACCAACAACTTTGACGGCAAGCTTCGATGACTTAAATGAGGTCTGCAAGATTATTGGTGCACACTATACCGAGGCCAAGGGTGCTAAGATTCGCGGAATCCACTTTGAGGGACCATTCTACACAGAGAAGCACAAGGGTGCCCAGAATCCGAAGTACTTCAGCAATCCTGATATCGTTAAATACGAGAAATGGCAGGAATCTGCTCACGGAATGCTGAAGAAGATTTCAATTGCTGCAGAACGTGAAGGTGCTGCTGAATTTACTAGAAAGGCCGTTGCAGACGGTGCAGTAGTTGCCTTGGGTCATTCGGATGCAACTTATGAACAGGCCCGTGCATGTATCGAAGCCGGTGCAAGCATGTTCACACACACATTCAACGGAATGAGCCCAATGAGCCACCACGCCCCTGGGATGGCAGGCGCCGCAATGGCTACTCGTCTGATGGATGATGAGTTGATTACTGATGGGCACCACGTCCAAGAACCAGTAGTGCGTGCGCTTGTGAACGCCAAGGGTCCGGAACATATTGCATTGATCACCGATTGCATGAAGGCCGGTATGATGCCAGATGGAGATTATACCCTCGGTGAATTCCCCGTTTATGTCAAAGACGGGATGGCAAGACTTAAGGATGGCGATAACTTGGCTGGTTCAATCCTGCAGATGAAGGATGGTGTCAAGAATATTGTTGATTGGAATGTTGTTACACCTGAGGATGCTGTGATGATGGCATCTTATGTTCCGGCTAAGAGCGCGAAGATTGACGACGTTTGTGGTTATATTGCACCGGATAAAGATGCAGACTTCATCGTCTTAAACCCAGACATGACCGTTGCTGCAACCTATATTGATGGTGACAAGAAGTACGAAGCTTAA
- a CDS encoding AbrB/MazE/SpoVT family DNA-binding domain-containing protein has protein sequence MERLVIRKWGNSRGLRLPKNLSNFLHVDVGDEVSVSPREVLGRRQLIVEPANSVEEFTIEELFADYRVDRNEHVTLRDLGQPQGNEEW, from the coding sequence ATGGAAAGACTAGTAATCAGAAAGTGGGGTAATAGTCGTGGGTTACGTCTACCCAAGAATCTTAGCAACTTCTTGCATGTAGATGTGGGTGATGAGGTAAGTGTCTCACCTAGAGAAGTGCTGGGCCGAAGGCAATTGATTGTGGAACCCGCAAATTCGGTCGAAGAATTTACAATCGAAGAGCTTTTTGCTGACTATCGTGTGGACCGAAATGAGCATGTTACATTGCGGGATTTGGGGCAGCCACAAGGTAATGAAGAATGGTAA
- a CDS encoding GntR family transcriptional regulator: MVIPKYLRIKNDLKQQILNGKFEYGDLFYSESELEKKYQVSSITVIRSIKELVKEGYLVRYQGKGTFVSRSRKQRPVRLTDIEVFTGSYDHDNVKVLSIVKGNNSEILEEMGLTPHDSYYEFIRLREVADIPFMLHYSYIPARFVRGDLNDKERFTSIYKRLVEDFGIHLFDEPFTEVDEIVAPSLPEVTNLLHVDNNQPVVKQTKKTFLSGEDNAVAEYVIAYKKWGFFKIKYSTIDA, from the coding sequence ATGGTAATTCCAAAGTACCTTAGAATAAAAAACGACTTAAAACAACAAATACTGAATGGCAAATTCGAATATGGCGACCTCTTCTACAGCGAGTCGGAATTAGAGAAGAAGTATCAGGTCAGCTCGATCACCGTCATCAGGTCCATTAAAGAGCTGGTCAAAGAGGGCTATCTGGTCCGCTATCAGGGAAAAGGCACATTTGTCTCACGTTCCAGGAAGCAAAGACCCGTGCGTCTAACCGACATCGAGGTCTTCACCGGCTCGTACGACCACGACAACGTCAAGGTCCTCTCGATCGTTAAGGGGAACAATTCCGAGATTCTGGAAGAAATGGGACTCACGCCACATGACAGCTACTACGAGTTCATCAGATTGAGGGAGGTTGCGGACATTCCGTTCATGCTCCACTACTCGTATATCCCCGCCCGCTTCGTGCGGGGTGACCTGAACGACAAGGAACGCTTCACCTCAATCTACAAGAGACTGGTTGAAGACTTCGGCATCCACCTCTTCGATGAGCCTTTTACCGAGGTGGACGAAATTGTGGCTCCCTCCTTACCCGAGGTAACGAACCTCTTGCACGTCGACAACAACCAACCCGTCGTCAAGCAGACGAAGAAGACCTTCCTCTCAGGCGAGGACAATGCCGTCGCGGAATACGTGATTGCCTACAAGAAATGGGGCTTCTTCAAGATCAAATATTCTACAATCGACGCATAG
- a CDS encoding universal stress protein, which produces MTTDYQNILVPVDGSETAERAFDKAIKIAMANKTHVDVLNIIDTRQFMGDMQDSLIGGDTIYQMTQDAEAYLQNLVGFAQEKFGFAQVDYHVRYGSPKRVISVDFIKDHHNDLIIMGATGLNAVERVLMGSVTEYVNQHALSDVLIVRTDLDNNKVK; this is translated from the coding sequence ATGACAACAGATTATCAGAATATTTTAGTACCCGTCGATGGCTCTGAAACTGCAGAGAGAGCCTTTGATAAAGCAATCAAAATCGCGATGGCTAATAAAACACACGTTGACGTATTGAACATTATTGATACGCGCCAGTTTATGGGTGACATGCAGGACTCACTCATTGGCGGCGACACGATTTATCAAATGACGCAGGATGCTGAAGCCTACCTGCAGAACCTGGTTGGCTTTGCCCAGGAGAAGTTCGGTTTTGCACAAGTTGATTATCACGTACGTTATGGTAGTCCTAAGCGGGTAATATCTGTAGATTTCATCAAAGATCACCACAATGATTTGATTATCATGGGTGCGACTGGACTAAATGCGGTTGAGAGGGTTCTGATGGGCTCGGTCACCGAATACGTGAACCAGCACGCTCTGAGCGATGTCTTGATTGTGAGAACCGACCTTGATAACAATAAGGTTAAATAG